Below is a window of Plasmodium brasilianum strain Bolivian I chromosome 14, whole genome shotgun sequence DNA.
catacaaataaaaatgatataattaaCTTATTTAAGAAGTATGGAATTTTGAGAAAATTTAGTTTCTCaccatataataatatagccATAATGCAATTTGAAAATTCggaaaatgcaaaaaaagcCTTCATTTCTAATTCCTatataagatataaaaaattaccaCTGTATTTAGAATGGGCTCCTTTGAATttgtttgaaaaaaaagaaaatgaaattagTAGTAGCATAAGTAAAGtgcaaaataattatgatacTACTATTACAGAGGATGTAACAGCAGAAAATGAAACGAAGAAATTGCATGAACATGTGACGaatgaattatatgaaaatgaatCTAGTGATGAAGAAGAGATTACCCATGCCAGCATCTATATCAAGAATTTGAATTTTAATACAAAAGAAGAAGAtctgaaaaaattatttgaaaaattagaaGGTTTTATTACTTGCAATATTGTAAAGAGTAAAAAAGCTGTATCTCAAAAAGggaatgataaaaataaagttttatCAGAACAGAAATATTTGTCCCAAGGATATGGATTTgcagaatttaaaaataaagagttAGCAATTGAAGCTATTAAGAAATTAACGGCTACACGTTTGGATGATCATATTTTGGAGTTGAGTTTATCTCGTAAtcgaattaaaaaaaaatcagacAAAAATaatcaagaaaaaaaaataattaaggaacaaaagaaaattacGAAAAAATTACTTGTTAAAAATTTAGCTTTTCAAGTGACTAAAGAAgaattaagaaaattattttcaactTTTGGAAATGTTAAAAGCGTTAGAATTCCTAAAAATGCTTACAATAGAAGTAGGGGTTATGCATTTGTTGAATATATGTCAAAGAATGAATGTCTTGCAGCTATTGATTCCTTACAACATACGCATTTGTATGGAAGACATCTCATTATAGATTTTGCAAATGACTACATATTTGAAGAAAACATGAACGAATTTGATAGACTAAAAGAGGAGGAAAACAAAGGGGgaagtaataaaaacaacaaaaatgtaataacatCAGAGCAAGCTAAAAGAAAAGCCCTGTTTGAGATGAAAAAAAGCAACGAAATGAGTGAATCCAAGAAGAGGAAGCTTCTGGGAAATttggaaaatatttaatacatacacgtatgtatgtatatatattttcatatatatatatgtatatatatgtcataTTTCGATTAgactattttaaaaatattttttttcatgtgaAAAAATAGTTATAGAGGTAGAATTGTGAACGGAGTTGTGCTATACCTATACACACTCAAATGGAATGCATTATTACAACacacaataaaaaaaaaaaaaaaaaaagatcatATCGTTGAAATATAATAgtgaaaaaagtaaaatgaactgtcgaaaattattaaaaccAATTTGGAAAGAACATATAAAGAGCATATATCCccatgtataaaataaaaattgcaaaaatatttaaaataacaatCCCAATAATTATAGTTTATTCACacgttttattaaaatgacTTTTGTAATGGAACATTTACATAGGTACATAAGCGTATGTActgtacatttatttatatacaccTATATTATGATGCATGTGTATATGGGCACctatatttatgtttcttatttaatatatataacacataccattaacattaattaaagcacattttttattttccccacttttaagtataattttatgtcCTTAAATGTTCACTTTTTCTTTAGCTTTTACAcgtattttacattttcacagcttatcaatttatttcagatatgattttttatatttaaaaagagcACCTACAGTGAAACCAAAAATCTATGAATATGTtatgtttaaataaaaaaaaaaaaaaaaaattaaaatattggtTTTGCCGCTGAATGGGTAAACTTGCTAAATATACTTTCAAAATGAACTTGCTAaaaccaattttttttttaaatttaaaaaatagaaaaaattatcaccttttgaatattattttttcgcACTTTTCTACAttatgtttgtttttttgtttttttttaaatgtataacgACATTTACGAACCTTAAAAAAGTTGCTACtgctatttttctttatctgcTCATACATCActataacaatttttaaattgtacCATTTatggtatttttttattttgtttttttcttctttttgctaaaatttaaatatgtacacaaaTAGTTAAAAGCTTAAAAAGAACATGTAaacatgtatttttatagaatAGTATTTTGCACtctattttaaatgttatttatgttactatattattattcaattttgttttccttgcctttttttcgttattcCCATGTTATTCATTTAAGTGTCCACTTAATATGcacacataaaaaaaaaaaaaaaaaaaaaaaaagtttctaaaaatatttttatctgaTCTATTACATATTTGACTGCTTATTTTACTATGTAAAGTTTTTCCCTTAAGTGGATTATATCTTCCATgttgaaataattttgtgttatgtttattttgatatattagAAGTATTTTACATGTACCATAAcatataagtaaaattatatatgtataaacatatatatatgcagtgTTATACAAGCATAATGATTCactcaaaaaataaacacaaTGTAgcttcataataaaaaatttttattatgaactATAAATTCCCACTTCATGTAGTAATTTcctttctttgtttttttttatccctTTCCAATAGttacattattaaaaacTTTCGTGTCCAAAttgaaaacaattttttttcgtacagccaaaaaaacaaaatttctTCACTCATTTATTCATGTTATAATCCTTTTTTACATGAACATAACAAGCttaagaaaaaagtatatccttttaaaatatttgtaaacaatgaaaatttaaaagaaaaaagtaatatcGAAAATGGAGAGAGTGTAAAAGtagttaatatattaaaagaagacCAGTCAGATGAAGTACGTGCTGAGAAGGGATATAACAGCAGCGGAAACAGCAACGacgaaaaagagaaaaacgAACGATGTggtgataataaaaatagtggactaattatttatgaacaAGATAActccataaaaaaaaataatatcctCGGGAAGGAGCAAGGAAAGGAAAGTTCCCATAAAGTGAATTATACAACTTTGAACGCCCATTGTAATGGTGATTTGAAGGACAAAAATAATGGACAGAATAGATCCATATACGAGCATGACCGAGGTAGTAATGTGTATAAGTCCGAAAAAGATGATATTAACCATGTAACTGTTGAAGGAAGTAAGGGTAACAGTAAGGAAGATGTCGATTATTACAAGGAAAGTAGTCAAATTGATGGTAAAATGGAGCAAGAGGCAGGGAAAGAGGGAGAGGAGGGGGAAAATAGCTATGAATGCAAAAACCAAGGTATgagaaaaacagaaaaaaaaaagaaaatcgATATGGATTTAAAGATAATAAGAAATTTACCTTTAATATCAATTATAGGGAGACCAAATGTTGGAAAATCTACCATATTTAATAGATTAACTAGAAAATTTCAAGACGGTAGTATTGTATTAAGTGAAAGTAGTACAAGAGATAAATTTTATGGGGAAGTGGAATGGGATGGATACAAATTTGAATTGGTGGATACAGGTGGTCTTCTTTTTGAAGAtgataaatttacaaaagaaATCAGAAATCAAATTATGTTAGCACTAGAAGAGTCTTCCGTTGTTCTACTAGTTGTTGATGGGTTACATGGGGTGCATCCAGTAGATCATGAAATTTGTAGATTTCTGAGGAAgtatcttaaaaataaatataaaaaagaagtgtCTAATATAACACAAAATGAAGAGATTAATTGTTCATTATCTAATGAACAATTCGTAGTAAATGAAGAGATAAAAACAAGTCCAGTAAAAAAGATAGATTATAATACGTTAGAAAAAATGGGAAACCAAAATACTAGTTCCCAtgatgtattatttaaaaatgagtCTACGAATGATACGTTAATTAATATCCCATTAAATAACTCCATTCATGagaatatatcaaataaaaatagtaacgAAACGGACGAGAAAAATTATCATGATAAAAGTGCACACAAACTGAATGATGAACATAAGGctcataataaatataagacTAATACTCTGCTAAAAGTTATTGTGTGTGTTAATAAATGTGAATCGTATAAAGATGGTCAATTTAAAGCTCAGGATTTTTGGGAGCTAGGATTCGATACCCCATTTGCATGCAGTGGTATTCATGGAAATGGCCTATCCGAAATTTTAGACGaatgcataaaatatattaaaaaagtggaaataaatgaattggaagaagaattaaatgaaaaaaacacaATAAATATTAGCTTCATTGGAAAACCCAATACAGGAAAATCtagtatattaaataaaattttaaattgtaaTCGTTTTATAGTTTCCCCTATAGCTGGTACAACTGTTGATTCAATTGATGtgttagtaaaaataaaagatagtGATAGAATATATAGACTTATTGACACAGCTGgaatacagaaaaaaaagaagcatatATCATTTAATGAAAGAACAAGATTTGAATATctattatataatagaacTGAAAAAGCAATTAAAAGAAGTGATGTGTGTGTACTTGTTATTGATTCATTTAATGGGATTAGTTCAcatgatataaatattgcAAGAAAGATATTAcaggaaaataaaagttgTATAATATGTTGTAATAAATGGGatcttatatataacaaaaatgatatatttaacgATACTAAAAATTATGTGCTGAATCTTTTGAAGCCAATTGATTTTGCTgatattttgtttatctcAGCAAAAACATCACAGAGATTACCTAATATATTTGAACACGCAGAAGAaacttataaaaattatacaaggCGAGTAAATACAAATAGCTTGAACGCTATTATAAAAGAAGCACTGTTACTTAGACCGCCCATTCCTGTAAAGAATAAAACcttaaatatttactatGCCTTTCAAACACATGTTAAACCACCaggttttgtttttttttgtaattctgAAAAAAGTGCGTATGtgaattatacaaaatatttagaaaataggATACGAGAAACGTTCAATTTAAAAGGTACTccaattaaaatttattacaaacaaaaaagaaaaagaaatctTATAAAGAAAATCAAGAATCCAGATAAGTACAACTTAGATATCGAAgctattcaaaaaaattttacaaaaatgcaGTCTGAGAAACAGAAAGGGTGATCTTGTAAATAGCTTCTATTTTTTGTGAGAAAAAGAGGATCAAAATtataacatgtatatacatatgtatatatatatgtatatgtgtatgtactCGTACAAAAACAATTAGCAGTTAcatctaataaaaaaaatacgtttgtttataaatacaaagttttaaaaaaagtagaacATCCaaaatttctatatatttatgtataaatcgATAAAcattctttaaaaaagtataaaacaagggtatttcttttcttttgtaattaataaaagatgaaaaaataaataaaatgtaccCATATGCTTGTCAAAACCTtttacacataaaaaaaaggcaaaaaaaaaaaaaaaattaaaaaatagaataccacaaaaatgaagagaggggaaatgaaaaatattaaaaaaaagatgtaaAACTTAATACATTGGAAAGATAAATAACTATTTATAAGCGCATATGTAAtcgtgcatacatatatatatatatatatatatatatatacatatatatgcacctCGATACACTAGTTAAAGTTAAAGGTCACCCTGGATTGGGCATCTGGCACGTCGACCAGGTTGAATTCGCTTTCCTGTGTCTCTTCCGCATCGTTATGAAATGATAAGAAATTAGTAGTTCCATATGTTTCCCTTAAATTCCTTATTAGATTACCAATGTAATCAGATGAATTTTGTGTACTGTTATATATACCCctattaaaaacattttcttcttctttatttGAACATATATCACAGTTTTTTTCGATGGGTATGGATTGGTCACTTTTCATATCATTATTGATACTAGGAATTATGCCAGTGACATCCTCAACAAGGGAAAGTTCATCCTTTTCTGTTACCTCAATATCCTCCatgttattttcattttcatggTGTGTTGGACTTATATCAATCTCTTGTCTTTCCTCATTGTTTACTGCATCGTTTTCTTCATTAACTGTATCCAAAGATAGACGTCTCACTTCATTTGTGTTATTCGTATTTTCATTAATGTCATAGGTTGAGTTCGATTTTTCAAATagcaataatttaatataaaacttaatttttgaatcttctttttcttgaCGTTGAGGGTCATTACTTAAGTagtcaattattttttcataatttataattttattcataaattttgaaaaggaaaaattgtTTTGGTCATATACTGTACTTCTTAACTTTTTTGTCTTAAAGAAACCATCAATATTTTCATCGTCTGTATCATCATCTTCACTATATGATGAGTGGGAAGAGTTATTACAATTACTATTttctgaattttttttttctttcctttcaAAAATAGATGTATTTTCCTTCTTGTAGTTATCATTTTGTTGATAATACATATTGTACACTTTAGTGTCaatgttatatttatctgATATGTCTACataatcttttaatttaaaggAATTATCACTAGTAtcattttctttgttttttattttacagaATTCTGTATTATTATCACTGTTGTAAGTTTCATCGTTATTGTATTTATCTTCCAAATAAGATTTCTTAAAACAACTACTACTAACACTGCTGCAATCGTTTTGCTTCTCCTCATTAACTAGATCTGTATTTAAATCATTAGTGGGGATACTGCATAGTGTGTTACATATCCCCTTATAATTTAACGAGTTTTCCTCATTACTCGTGTAATAtctattatattctttaccATTTTTCTCTACATGATTGTCTTTGTTCTCTGATTCTACGCACGATTCACTCCGTTTGCTGTTGTTActatttttcactttttcattattttttttctctaaaaCGTTAGATTTTACTTTGTCagcttttttttcattacctgtttcttctattatatttttttttttcttttttttttttccatttattttcataGAATCCTCATGAGAATGCGAATATTCACATTTAATAGAaggtaaataattttcattagaCTCatagcatttttttatagcGTCTATTACGCTTTTAGTGTCTTTTCTTTCTCCCTCATTACTGTTTTGATTAAAATTCTTAATGGAAGAATAATTATGGggtatatctttttttacacTTTCAGTTGTCATTCCTCTATAATTCTCAAGATTACTTTTAATATGATTGAtcattttttcatcaatataatttttccccTTCAAAAtgattacaattttttttagcttaaaattttcactttttaaaaaatctataatatttttaaaataaatatttggaaatatagtgatgtaataatttttaggATAAAGTAGTTCAATTTTATTCAATGTGTCCGAGAAGTTGTAtaagatattttttatattatgaaaaactAATCTTTCTGTATGTTCAGATTCATAGTCATTAAAGGAATAAAGActttcataattatatattcgtAGAAGTTCTATTGGTGGTTTTGCCCAAAATGGTAAATCAGACaagtatgaaaaaaaagcataaaataaaatatcatgCACTAATAATCTATAAGAAATTTCAAGTCCTCTTAATTTTGGGTTTAAAATAGGATCTTCACATGCATATTGTAATATACCTGAATCATATAAAGGCAAGCAAAATTTTGGTAAAAGacgtaataaatatatataattattaattggTTCGAAAATAGTTTGTATTGTAAGCAATTTTGAGgaattgtaaaatatatcaatgGTAGGAATGGaatcattataattatcattcACAATTTTGTCTCTTGCGTTATATATAGGGTTAAATGTTCCAAtgatatcattttttttccatattttagGAATATAATCAGGTAAtactatattttcttttttctcattcTCCCGCTTTTTTTCCCTTGTTAAATTGAAGTAATCACTTGGGTTGCTATACCTCTTGCTGTAGTTGATGTTGATGTTGCTGTTGATGTTGCTGTTGCTGTTGCTATTGCTGTTGCTATTGCTGTTGCTATTGCTGTTTCCATTGTTAGTATTGCAGTCGTTTTTAATACCACTGTTATCTTTCTTCGCATTAGTCCATATACCTTTTGATATCAATTTCTTGTATACTGCATTTTccctatttttttgttcccttttaaaaaatgagtcTTTTGGGTATACTTCTTTCGCAAGAAGTCTAAGGTTAATGTATTCATtgacattattttttaactccAAACtctcttttaaattatgatatttaaattgtttattCAAAAAGTAAAAGTCTAATAGAGGAAATCGTAACTCTCTTTCctcatttttcaaattttttaacattttatttatttcttcattgTTCTTTTCACTGTTCTTGTTCAAATAATCGaaacaatttattt
It encodes the following:
- a CDS encoding GTP-binding protein EngA; the protein is MNYKFPLHVVISFLCFFLSLSNSYIIKNFRVQIENNFFSYSQKNKISSLIYSCYNPFLHEHNKLKKKVYPFKIFVNNENLKEKSNIENGESVKVVNILKEDQSDEVRAEKGYNSSGNSNDEKEKNERCGDNKNSGLIIYEQDNSIKKNNILGKEQGKESSHKVNYTTLNAHCNGDLKDKNNGQNRSIYEHDRGSNVYKSEKDDINHVTVEGSKGNSKEDVDYYKESSQIDGKMEQEAGKEGEEGENSYECKNQGMRKTEKKKKIDMDLKIIRNLPLISIIGRPNVGKSTIFNRLTRKFQDGSIVLSESSTRDKFYGEVEWDGYKFELVDTGGLLFEDDKFTKEIRNQIMLALEESSVVLLVVDGLHGVHPVDHEICRFLRKYLKNKYKKEVSNITQNEEINCSLSNEQFVVNEEIKTSPVKKIDYNTLEKMGNQNTSSHDVLFKNESTNDTLINIPLNNSIHENISNKNSNETDEKNYHDKSAHKLNDEHKAHNKYKTNTLLKVIVCVNKCESYKDGQFKAQDFWELGFDTPFACSGIHGNGLSEILDECIKYIKKVEINELEEELNEKNTINISFIGKPNTGKSSILNKILNCNRFIVSPIAGTTVDSIDVLVKIKDSDRIYRLIDTAGIQKKKKHISFNERTRFEYLLYNRTEKAIKRSDVCVLVIDSFNGISSHDINIARKILQENKSCIICCNKWDLIYNKNDIFNDTKNYVLNLLKPIDFADILFISAKTSQRLPNIFEHAEETYKNYTRRVNTNSLNAIIKEALLLRPPIPVKNKTLNIYYAFQTHVKPPGFVFFCNSEKSAYVNYTKYLENRIRETFNLKGTPIKIYYKQKRKRNLIKKIKNPDKYNLDIEAIQKNFTKMQSEKQKG